From the Daucus carota subsp. sativus chromosome 8, DH1 v3.0, whole genome shotgun sequence genome, one window contains:
- the LOC108197893 gene encoding patellin-6-like, with protein MPEEVSVQYGRLSRPGDSESDPPKPASEFTINGGEKVNIQIEGLEAGAMITWDIVVGGWELEYSAEFVPHADGNTNAIEKPRKMAVTEETIHNSYTTKEAGKMVFSVDNSNRAGKER; from the exons ATGCCGGAAGAGGTTTCAGTTCAGTATGGAAGGTTAAGCCGTCCGGGTGATTCAGAGAGTGATCCACCAAAACCAGCTTCTGAGTTTACTATTAACGGTGGAGAGAAAGTAAACATACAGATTGAAGGCCTTGAG GCTGGTGCTATGATAACATGGGATATAGTGGTTGGAGGGTGGGAGTTGGAGTACAGTGCTGAATTTGTGCCACACGCTGACGGCAACACTAATGCCATTGAGAAACCGAGGAAAATGGCAGTCACAGAAGAAACGATTCACAACTCATATACAACAAAGGAAGCTGGGAAAATGGTGTTCTCCGTTGATAACTCTAACAGGGCCGGAAAAGAAAGGTAG